One part of the Flavobacterium johnsoniae UW101 genome encodes these proteins:
- a CDS encoding Gfo/Idh/MocA family oxidoreductase, giving the protein MQKIKTALLSYGMSGKVFHAPFLDIHPGFELLGSWERSKKLIQEDYPYVKSYPSIDDLLADDVDLVIVNTPVGTHYEYAKKVLLAGKHAVVEKAFTTTVAEAQELAKIAEEKGVKLAVFQNRRWDSDFKTVQKIIDEGVLGDLVEAEIHFDRYNPLLSPKAHKETANDGAGVLKDLGPHIIDQAVCLFGSPKSVFGDIRITRENSLVDDWIDLLLIYEDFRVRLKAGFFVREANPAYTIHGKKGSFLKPRGDVQEDELKLGNKPNLETWGTESEDLKGILHTEIDGKVVRKKVPTLQGNYFSFFDGVFNSITNNAAEPVTAQDGVKVMQIIEAAIASNAQRTVINL; this is encoded by the coding sequence ATGCAAAAAATAAAAACAGCACTATTATCATACGGAATGTCGGGAAAGGTTTTTCATGCGCCTTTTTTAGATATTCATCCCGGTTTTGAATTATTAGGATCTTGGGAAAGAAGTAAAAAACTTATTCAGGAAGATTATCCCTATGTAAAAAGTTATCCTTCAATCGACGATTTATTGGCAGATGATGTAGACTTGGTAATCGTAAATACGCCGGTTGGAACACATTACGAATATGCAAAAAAAGTGCTTTTGGCAGGTAAACATGCCGTTGTAGAAAAAGCATTCACCACAACTGTAGCCGAGGCTCAGGAATTGGCAAAAATTGCAGAAGAAAAAGGAGTAAAATTAGCCGTTTTTCAAAACAGAAGATGGGACAGCGATTTTAAAACCGTTCAAAAAATTATAGACGAAGGTGTTTTGGGAGATTTGGTTGAAGCAGAAATCCATTTTGACAGATACAATCCGTTATTAAGTCCGAAAGCACACAAAGAAACAGCAAACGACGGCGCAGGAGTTTTAAAAGATTTAGGTCCGCATATTATCGATCAGGCCGTTTGTTTATTTGGTTCACCAAAGTCGGTTTTTGGGGATATCAGAATTACAAGAGAAAATTCATTAGTCGATGACTGGATCGACTTGTTATTAATTTACGAAGATTTCAGAGTACGTTTAAAAGCTGGTTTCTTTGTGAGAGAAGCAAATCCTGCTTATACAATTCACGGAAAAAAAGGATCTTTCTTAAAACCTCGCGGAGACGTTCAGGAAGACGAATTGAAACTTGGAAACAAACCAAATTTAGAAACATGGGGAACAGAATCTGAAGATTTAAAGGGAATTCTGCACACAGAAATCGACGGAAAAGTGGTTCGCAAAAAAGTGCCGACACTTCAGGGAAATTATTTCTCATTTTTTGACGGTGTTTTCAATTCTATTACAAACAATGCTGCAGAACCTGTTACTGCACAAGACGGCGTAAAAGTAATGCAGATTATCGAAGCGGCCATTGCAAGTAACGCGCAGCGTACTGTAATTAATCTGTAA
- a CDS encoding DUF3078 domain-containing protein: MRKLALLLCILANFAIVQAQNSEKELIQNTEKAVKKINDTIEEEGWKAKGIVSLLLNQSSFNNWIAGGEDSFSGTLGINYDFNYKKDDVTWDNKILASYGLLQTKNTDFGKKTDDRLEFNSIVGKKAFGEWYYSFFLNFRTQFTTGYIYGQDANGKEIRTEQTKFMSPGYLTTGPGIYWSKDENLKINFAPLTSKFTFVDNAYTSGIDRFTGLPYVDGDYFGVDEGKTMRYELGFYASVYYKLAIMTNVTAENTLNLYSNYLEDPQNVDINYSLNIVMKVNKFLSANLAFQAIYDDNAFRGLQTREVFGLGINFGF; the protein is encoded by the coding sequence ATGAGAAAGCTGGCGTTATTACTATGCATTTTAGCGAACTTTGCTATTGTTCAGGCACAAAATTCAGAAAAAGAATTAATTCAAAATACAGAAAAAGCCGTAAAAAAAATCAATGATACCATCGAAGAAGAAGGCTGGAAAGCAAAAGGAATTGTATCACTTTTATTAAATCAATCCAGCTTTAATAACTGGATTGCAGGAGGCGAAGATAGTTTCTCCGGAACTTTAGGAATAAACTATGACTTTAACTACAAAAAAGACGATGTAACCTGGGATAATAAAATTCTTGCTTCATACGGTCTTCTACAAACTAAAAATACCGATTTTGGAAAAAAGACTGATGACCGTTTAGAGTTTAATTCAATTGTTGGAAAAAAAGCTTTCGGTGAATGGTATTACTCATTCTTTTTAAACTTTAGAACACAATTTACAACGGGTTATATTTATGGTCAGGATGCCAACGGCAAAGAAATTAGAACCGAGCAGACTAAATTTATGTCTCCTGGATATCTTACCACTGGACCTGGTATTTACTGGTCTAAAGATGAAAACCTGAAAATAAACTTCGCACCGCTGACTTCAAAATTCACTTTTGTAGACAACGCTTATACAAGCGGTATAGATAGGTTTACTGGTCTCCCTTATGTAGATGGTGATTATTTTGGGGTTGACGAAGGCAAAACTATGCGATATGAGCTCGGTTTTTATGCTTCAGTTTATTATAAATTAGCCATTATGACCAATGTAACTGCCGAAAATACGCTGAATTTATATTCTAATTATCTGGAAGATCCTCAAAACGTAGACATCAATTACTCTTTAAATATTGTCATGAAAGTAAACAAGTTTTTGTCGGCTAATTTAGCTTTCCAAGCCATTTATGACGACAATGCTTTTAGAGGTCTTCAAACAAGAGAAGTATTTGGTTTAGGAATCAATTTTGGATTTTAA
- a CDS encoding carboxypeptidase-like regulatory domain-containing protein, with protein MVKKYAVFLILWSFNLAFAQQEITVTGIVIDARTQNPLENVVVTIQNTAVMQLTSKKGKFELHVFPTKEKLLLLRSQGYKDLLLKLQYNSGENINLGILQLEDTYTDEVPAALITLSDNDFSDDNSSSEMTSGLLQSSRDAFMQASAFNWGQARFRMRGLDSENGTMMLNGMTMNKIYDGRPQWNNWGGLNNVLRNQEFSVGNAASNYTFGGVLGTQQIFTQASLYRKGTQLTFSGSNASYTLRAIGTYASGMSTSGWAYVVSAGKRWADEGYFEGTNFDADSFFMTVEKKLNSKHSINFTGFYTPNSRGKNSPNTNEVTALMGEKYNSYWGFQNGKRRNARVKKVEEPLFMLNHYFKIDEKTKLNSGVMYQFGKVGNSNIDYQNADSPDPVYYRKMPSYFSSLYGKDKGEFSGDFTPDYENADKSRTTFLANSQIDWNAMYLANQKSGQNGYEPSQSHYVLYEDRTDDKTFAVNSNLNTQLTPNISFDGGVMYRNLKSHNFQYLLDLLGGKYFEDIDPFYKGDLSQSDLQNPNRQVKEGDIYGYNYNFSANTIDVFTQFKFSYNKTEFYLAQSYSMSNYQREGLYQNGLYPTASLGKSEKVNFENFGFKGGFVYKVSGKQWLFFNAAHLTRAPSLRNTFANSRLNNNVVNGIESENVTSAEANYVYSSPKLKLRLTAYYTLIKNSSKTSFFYAEGIFDNGAGYDPTDAFVSQTLTKLDKKNTGAELSFEYQITSTLKSTLSAAYGNYIYNSNPNVSITNDANASKDGVQTTFDFGKAYLKNYKQSGTPQNALSLGLEYRDPKFWWIGTNINYLTDNYIDVSPISRTSQFYINPANGFPFPEASSERGNELLKQEKFDPVTLLNINGGKSWRVHKKYIGLFASVNNVLNAIYKTGGFEQARNANFRALNQDVSSGTPSFGPKYYYGYGRTYFLNLTIGL; from the coding sequence ATGGTAAAAAAATACGCAGTCTTCCTTATTTTATGGTCTTTTAATCTGGCATTTGCACAGCAGGAAATAACAGTGACGGGAATTGTTATTGACGCCCGCACACAAAATCCGCTGGAAAATGTAGTGGTAACTATACAGAATACAGCAGTAATGCAGCTTACTTCCAAAAAAGGAAAATTTGAGCTTCATGTATTTCCAACTAAAGAAAAACTGCTTTTGCTGAGAAGTCAGGGGTACAAAGATTTACTTTTAAAACTTCAATACAATTCAGGAGAAAATATAAATCTTGGTATTTTGCAATTAGAAGATACTTATACAGATGAAGTTCCTGCTGCCTTGATTACTTTGTCAGATAATGATTTTTCTGATGATAACAGCTCTTCAGAAATGACATCGGGTTTATTGCAGTCTTCAAGAGATGCTTTTATGCAGGCGTCGGCATTTAACTGGGGTCAGGCCCGATTTAGAATGCGCGGTCTCGACAGCGAGAACGGAACGATGATGCTCAACGGTATGACCATGAATAAAATCTACGATGGCAGACCACAATGGAACAATTGGGGCGGATTAAATAATGTACTTCGTAATCAGGAATTTTCAGTTGGAAATGCAGCATCCAATTATACTTTTGGCGGTGTTTTAGGAACACAGCAAATATTTACACAAGCTTCTTTATATCGAAAAGGTACACAGCTTACCTTTTCAGGAAGTAATGCCTCTTACACTCTGCGTGCTATAGGAACGTATGCTTCAGGAATGAGTACTTCGGGCTGGGCTTATGTGGTTTCTGCCGGTAAAAGATGGGCAGACGAAGGTTACTTTGAAGGAACAAATTTCGATGCCGATTCCTTTTTTATGACTGTTGAAAAGAAACTAAATAGCAAACATTCAATCAATTTTACCGGATTTTACACGCCGAATTCACGTGGAAAAAATTCTCCAAATACAAACGAAGTGACAGCTTTGATGGGAGAAAAGTACAATTCATACTGGGGGTTTCAGAACGGAAAAAGACGAAATGCAAGAGTAAAAAAGGTAGAAGAGCCTTTGTTTATGCTGAATCACTATTTTAAAATAGATGAGAAAACAAAGCTGAATTCAGGTGTAATGTATCAATTTGGAAAAGTTGGAAACAGCAATATTGATTATCAAAATGCTGACAGTCCAGATCCGGTTTACTATCGAAAAATGCCAAGTTATTTTAGTTCACTTTATGGAAAAGACAAAGGTGAATTTTCTGGAGACTTTACTCCGGATTATGAAAATGCAGACAAAAGCAGAACGACATTTTTAGCCAATTCCCAAATTGATTGGAACGCCATGTATCTGGCCAATCAAAAATCAGGTCAAAACGGTTACGAACCTTCGCAGAGTCATTATGTTTTATATGAAGACAGAACCGATGATAAAACTTTTGCAGTAAATTCTAACTTAAATACGCAGCTTACTCCAAATATTTCTTTTGATGGAGGAGTTATGTATCGAAATTTAAAATCACATAATTTTCAATACTTACTGGATCTTCTTGGCGGAAAATATTTCGAAGATATTGATCCGTTTTATAAAGGAGACCTTTCTCAATCTGATTTACAAAATCCAAACAGACAGGTAAAAGAAGGAGATATTTACGGTTACAATTATAATTTTTCAGCCAATACAATTGATGTTTTTACACAGTTTAAATTTTCATATAATAAAACCGAATTTTATTTGGCTCAATCTTATTCAATGTCAAATTATCAAAGAGAAGGTTTATACCAAAACGGACTTTATCCAACAGCATCTTTAGGGAAAAGTGAAAAAGTAAACTTTGAGAATTTTGGCTTTAAAGGCGGATTCGTCTATAAGGTTTCAGGTAAACAATGGCTGTTTTTTAATGCAGCACATTTAACAAGAGCGCCTTCACTTCGAAATACATTTGCAAATTCACGCTTAAATAATAATGTAGTAAATGGAATTGAAAGTGAAAATGTTACCAGCGCTGAGGCGAATTATGTCTATAGTTCTCCAAAACTTAAATTAAGGTTAACGGCTTATTACACTTTAATTAAAAATTCTTCAAAAACGTCTTTTTTCTATGCCGAAGGAATTTTTGATAACGGAGCCGGATATGATCCAACAGACGCTTTTGTAAGTCAGACTTTGACAAAATTGGACAAGAAAAATACTGGTGCAGAATTGAGTTTTGAATATCAGATTACATCTACTTTAAAATCAACTTTAAGTGCTGCTTACGGAAATTATATTTACAACAGCAATCCAAATGTTTCGATTACAAATGATGCAAATGCATCAAAAGATGGAGTACAGACTACTTTTGATTTTGGCAAAGCTTATCTTAAAAACTACAAACAGTCCGGAACACCGCAAAATGCACTTTCGTTGGGGTTGGAATACCGTGACCCTAAATTTTGGTGGATTGGAACCAATATTAACTATTTGACAGATAATTATATTGATGTTTCGCCTATTTCCAGAACCTCTCAATTTTACATTAATCCGGCAAACGGATTTCCTTTTCCTGAAGCATCTTCTGAAAGAGGAAATGAATTGTTGAAACAAGAAAAATTTGACCCTGTAACCTTATTAAATATCAATGGAGGAAAATCATGGAGAGTTCATAAAAAGTACATTGGTCTTTTTGCCAGCGTTAATAATGTTTTGAATGCAATATATAAAACCGGTGGCTTTGAACAGGCGAGAAATGCCAATTTTAGAGCTTTAAACCAAGATGTATCAAGCGGAACACCTTCATTTGGACCCAAATATTATTACGGTTACGGAAGAACTTATTTTTTAAATCTTACTATCGGTTTATAA
- a CDS encoding SufE family protein — MTIKEIQDEIIDEFSMFDDWMQRYEYIIELGKSLPLIKEEYKTDDNLIKGCQSKVWLQGEQNDDKIVFTADSDAILTKGIIAILIRAFSNQKAKDILEADTDFIDEIGLKEHLSATRANGLVSMIKNIKMYALAFDAKNKN, encoded by the coding sequence ATGACGATAAAAGAAATACAAGACGAAATAATAGACGAATTTTCAATGTTTGATGATTGGATGCAACGTTATGAATACATCATCGAACTAGGAAAAAGTCTTCCGTTAATTAAAGAGGAATACAAAACCGACGATAATTTAATCAAAGGCTGTCAGTCAAAAGTTTGGCTGCAAGGTGAACAAAACGATGATAAAATTGTTTTTACAGCAGACAGTGATGCTATTTTGACCAAAGGAATAATCGCGATTTTAATTCGTGCTTTCTCTAATCAAAAAGCAAAAGATATCTTAGAAGCTGATACTGATTTTATAGACGAGATTGGTTTAAAAGAACATTTATCTGCAACACGTGCCAACGGTTTGGTTTCGATGATAAAAAACATCAAAATGTACGCTTTGGCTTTTGATGCTAAAAACAAAAATTAA
- a CDS encoding DUF5689 domain-containing protein yields the protein MKNIVLNLFFGIALLSVCSCNNEIETPVLGCTQPDFKVNKTVEKVYELSANTAKQYLYDDIIEAYVVSSDEGGNFFKSISLQTKASANNPAIGFSVPVDASNTYIDYRVGNKVYVKLKNQFTDLYYGGLRIGSLYVSNAGDPTVGRISQNEYKNVLNASCTIIDENELLQSLSVEEALSDNKLNTLIELNNVEFTEAALGRHYFEESNNVGGSTNWYLRDKTGNQIIFRTSSYAKFADHFVPEGSGKVKGILTKFGTDYQFMVRYESDIVMNGKRNIPFFAEDFQSVKNNVNFALPGWSNIVEKASKLWKSMVYAGNGYAEFNTTSTTAAENIAWLVSPKINLTGYKNAVLSFRSAQHDLKVDSPLNTLEVYVSTNFDGSSVTKAKWTKLEAKVPTLSNPSREFMSSGGIDLSAYSGNINIAFRYVGSGKDKTLNGAFMVDDIKIFGEK from the coding sequence ATGAAAAACATCGTTTTAAATTTATTTTTTGGAATAGCATTATTGTCTGTCTGCAGCTGTAATAATGAAATAGAAACACCAGTATTAGGCTGTACGCAGCCGGATTTTAAAGTCAATAAAACAGTTGAAAAGGTTTATGAACTTTCGGCAAATACAGCAAAACAATATTTATATGATGACATAATTGAAGCCTACGTTGTTTCAAGTGATGAAGGAGGGAATTTTTTCAAAAGCATATCACTTCAGACAAAAGCCTCAGCAAATAATCCTGCAATTGGTTTTAGTGTTCCTGTAGATGCTTCAAATACATATATTGATTATCGAGTTGGGAATAAAGTATATGTGAAACTTAAAAATCAATTCACAGATTTGTATTATGGTGGATTAAGAATTGGAAGTTTATATGTGAGTAATGCGGGTGATCCAACAGTAGGAAGGATTTCTCAAAATGAATACAAGAATGTTTTAAATGCATCATGTACAATCATTGATGAAAATGAATTATTACAATCTCTTTCTGTAGAAGAAGCACTTTCAGATAATAAATTAAATACTCTAATAGAACTTAATAATGTTGAATTTACCGAAGCAGCATTGGGACGTCATTATTTTGAAGAATCAAATAATGTAGGAGGATCAACAAATTGGTATTTGAGAGATAAAACAGGAAATCAAATTATTTTTAGAACCAGCAGTTATGCAAAATTTGCAGATCATTTTGTTCCTGAAGGAAGCGGAAAAGTAAAAGGAATTCTAACAAAATTTGGTACTGATTATCAATTTATGGTGCGATATGAAAGTGATATTGTAATGAATGGAAAAAGAAATATTCCGTTTTTTGCAGAAGACTTCCAATCGGTTAAAAACAATGTGAATTTTGCTTTGCCGGGATGGAGCAACATTGTAGAAAAAGCATCAAAATTATGGAAAAGCATGGTATATGCCGGAAATGGTTATGCCGAATTTAATACAACAAGTACAACAGCTGCAGAAAATATTGCCTGGTTGGTTTCTCCTAAAATTAATTTAACAGGTTACAAAAATGCGGTGCTTTCTTTTAGAAGTGCTCAGCACGATTTAAAAGTAGATTCTCCATTAAATACGCTGGAAGTATACGTGTCAACAAATTTTGACGGTTCGAGTGTAACGAAAGCAAAATGGACAAAACTTGAAGCAAAAGTTCCAACGCTTTCAAATCCTTCTCGTGAATTTATGAGTTCTGGCGGAATAGATTTATCGGCCTATTCAGGAAATATAAATATTGCTTTTCGATATGTAGGTTCAGGGAAAGATAAAACACTAAATGGGGCTTTTATGGTTGATGATATAAAGATTTTTGGCGAGAAATAA
- a CDS encoding DUF2480 family protein, with protein sequence MEEIINKVANSALEVFDLEDYYPKGLRVQIDISQWLLEGFLLKEKDFREHLKNHDWSQYQDQYVAVHCSTDAIIPAWALILVGVHLAPFAKKVVNGTIEDLDASLYEEILSKIDYSVYKSKPVIVKGCSRKPVPMRAYILATNYLQPFARSIMYGEACSAVPLYKESKK encoded by the coding sequence ATGGAAGAAATCATCAATAAAGTTGCTAATAGTGCTTTAGAAGTTTTTGATCTTGAGGATTATTATCCAAAAGGTTTGCGTGTGCAGATTGACATTTCGCAATGGCTTTTGGAAGGATTTTTATTGAAAGAAAAAGACTTTAGAGAGCATCTTAAAAATCACGACTGGTCGCAATATCAGGACCAATACGTTGCTGTACACTGCAGTACAGATGCCATTATTCCCGCTTGGGCATTAATTTTAGTTGGCGTTCATTTAGCTCCTTTTGCAAAAAAAGTAGTTAACGGAACTATCGAAGATCTTGATGCAAGTCTTTACGAAGAAATTTTAAGCAAAATAGATTATTCTGTTTACAAAAGTAAACCCGTTATTGTAAAAGGCTGTTCTAGAAAACCAGTTCCAATGCGTGCCTACATTTTGGCTACAAACTATTTACAGCCATTTGCCCGCAGTATTATGTATGGCGAAGCATGTTCTGCAGTACCTTTGTACAAAGAATCTAAGAAATAA
- a CDS encoding MFS transporter — translation MINFNPLQLFQTKGKIKKVFREAKASYLNRIRFAVGMFYFGMGLSFATWASRIPDIKTALHLTEGDLGSILFALPMGQLIVMPFSGKMVTKFGSHRILIFSLIMYVLCLANLGLATTGLQLSIGLFLFGLFGNLANIAVNTQGVYTEVLFKKTIMSSFHGMWSFAGFTGALVGLGMLALKLSPLHHFLIVGGIVLLMIAFNFKFLIRAKEKIKHSTEKKKMFTKPDSALIWLGVIGFCSMASEGVMFDWSGVYFKDIVQAPGPLVVLGYTSFMIMMAGGRFLGDGLINKFGRERVMQISGVMISAGLFTAVFLPYIIPCTIAFMAVGLGVATIVPTVYSLAGKNPTVPAGEALTIVSSVSFLGFLMGPPVIGHIAQNFGLQFSFAFIGIFGVLIAFMVSKIRTSA, via the coding sequence TTGATAAACTTCAATCCGTTACAACTTTTTCAGACAAAAGGAAAAATCAAGAAAGTTTTTAGAGAAGCAAAAGCATCTTATCTAAACAGAATTCGTTTTGCTGTTGGAATGTTTTATTTTGGAATGGGATTAAGTTTTGCAACCTGGGCAAGCAGAATTCCGGATATCAAAACTGCTTTACATTTAACCGAAGGCGATTTGGGTTCTATACTTTTTGCCCTGCCAATGGGACAATTAATTGTAATGCCCTTTTCGGGAAAAATGGTAACAAAATTTGGAAGTCATCGTATTTTGATTTTCTCCTTAATAATGTATGTTTTGTGTCTGGCAAATTTAGGTTTGGCTACAACTGGTCTGCAGTTATCAATTGGATTATTCTTGTTTGGATTATTCGGAAATCTGGCAAATATTGCCGTAAACACACAAGGCGTTTACACCGAAGTGCTTTTCAAAAAAACAATCATGTCTTCTTTTCACGGAATGTGGAGTTTTGCCGGATTTACAGGAGCATTAGTTGGTTTAGGAATGCTGGCTTTAAAATTATCTCCTTTACATCATTTCCTTATTGTGGGCGGAATAGTGCTTTTGATGATTGCTTTTAACTTTAAATTTTTAATTAGAGCCAAAGAAAAAATCAAACATAGTACAGAAAAGAAAAAAATGTTTACCAAACCAGACAGCGCTTTAATCTGGCTGGGTGTTATTGGTTTTTGCAGTATGGCCAGCGAAGGCGTAATGTTTGACTGGAGCGGGGTTTATTTTAAAGATATTGTACAGGCTCCGGGACCTTTAGTAGTTTTAGGATATACTTCATTTATGATTATGATGGCCGGCGGAAGATTTTTGGGCGACGGCTTAATCAATAAATTTGGGCGCGAACGTGTTATGCAGATTAGCGGCGTTATGATTTCTGCCGGACTTTTCACAGCAGTTTTTCTACCTTATATTATTCCTTGTACAATTGCATTTATGGCTGTGGGTCTGGGCGTTGCGACTATTGTGCCAACCGTTTACAGTCTGGCAGGGAAAAATCCAACAGTTCCGGCAGGCGAAGCTTTAACAATAGTTTCAAGCGTAAGTTTCTTAGGGTTTTTAATGGGGCCGCCTGTAATTGGGCACATTGCACAAAACTTTGGGCTTCAGTTTTCTTTTGCTTTTATCGGAATCTTTGGTGTTCTAATCGCTTTTATGGTTTCTAAAATTAGAACATCTGCTTAA
- a CDS encoding SUF system Fe-S cluster assembly protein: protein MEQEIDTNELGESIVRVLKGIYDPEIPVDIYELGLIYDVMVNTDYEVKILMTLTSPNCPVAESLPREVEEKVKTIENIKDVDVEITFDPPWSKDLMSEEAKLELGML, encoded by the coding sequence ATGGAACAAGAAATAGACACAAACGAATTAGGAGAATCAATCGTAAGAGTTTTAAAAGGCATTTACGATCCTGAGATTCCTGTAGATATTTACGAATTAGGATTAATTTATGACGTAATGGTAAACACAGATTACGAAGTAAAAATCCTTATGACACTTACTTCACCAAACTGCCCAGTTGCAGAAAGTTTGCCAAGAGAAGTAGAAGAAAAAGTAAAAACAATCGAAAACATTAAAGATGTTGACGTTGAAATTACTTTCGATCCGCCTTGGAGTAAAGATTTAATGAGCGAAGAAGCTAAATTAGAATTAGGAATGCTTTAA
- the hflX gene encoding GTPase HflX: protein MLEKEVINFEKTAIVGIVTQNQSEEKLNEYLDELEFLTFTAGGEVIKRFSQKMERPNPKTFVGTGKIDEINLFVKENKISTVIFDDELTPSQQKNISRIIDCKILDRTNLILDIFAQRAETSYARTQVELAQCIYLLPRLSGLWTHLERQKGGIGMRGPGETEIETDRRIVRDRISLLKEKIKTIDKQMSIQRSNRGAMVRVALVGYTNVGKSTLMNAIGKSEVFVENKLFATLDTTVRKVVIKNLPFLLSDTVGFIRKLPTQLVDSFKSTLDEVREADLLLHVVDISHPDFEDHIESVNQILQEIKSNDKPTIMVFNKIDAYKHLTIDDDDLITERTRKHWTLDEWKQTWMSNVGHDKALFISATQKENFEEFREMVYEAVRQIHITRFPYNNFLYPDYKDAIEKEEE, encoded by the coding sequence ATGCTAGAGAAAGAAGTTATAAATTTTGAGAAAACAGCCATTGTAGGTATTGTAACTCAAAATCAGAGTGAGGAAAAACTTAATGAATATTTAGACGAATTAGAGTTTTTAACTTTTACCGCTGGCGGAGAAGTTATTAAACGTTTTTCGCAGAAAATGGAACGCCCTAATCCGAAGACTTTTGTCGGAACGGGAAAAATAGATGAAATCAATCTTTTTGTAAAAGAAAACAAAATATCGACAGTTATTTTTGATGATGAGCTGACACCTTCTCAGCAAAAAAATATTTCAAGAATTATCGATTGTAAAATCCTTGACAGAACCAATTTGATTTTGGATATTTTTGCGCAGAGAGCCGAAACTTCGTATGCAAGGACACAGGTTGAATTAGCGCAGTGTATTTATTTACTGCCAAGACTTTCTGGTTTATGGACACACCTTGAGCGTCAAAAAGGGGGAATTGGTATGCGTGGTCCCGGTGAAACTGAAATCGAAACAGACAGACGTATTGTTCGTGACCGTATTTCGTTATTGAAAGAGAAAATCAAAACGATCGATAAACAAATGAGCATTCAGCGTAGCAATCGTGGTGCAATGGTTCGTGTGGCACTTGTTGGTTATACCAATGTTGGAAAATCGACTTTGATGAATGCTATTGGAAAAAGTGAGGTCTTTGTTGAAAATAAATTGTTTGCAACTTTAGATACAACCGTTAGAAAAGTTGTAATTAAAAACCTGCCGTTTTTACTTTCGGATACGGTTGGATTTATTAGAAAACTGCCCACTCAATTGGTTGATTCCTTCAAGAGTACACTTGATGAGGTTCGTGAAGCTGATTTACTTTTGCACGTTGTAGATATTTCTCATCCTGATTTCGAAGACCACATTGAATCTGTAAATCAGATTTTACAGGAAATAAAAAGTAATGATAAGCCAACGATTATGGTTTTTAACAAAATCGATGCTTACAAACACCTTACAATTGACGACGATGATTTAATCACCGAAAGAACCAGAAAACACTGGACACTAGACGAATGGAAGCAAACCTGGATGAGTAATGTAGGTCATGATAAAGCATTATTTATCTCGGCAACTCAAAAGGAAAATTTTGAAGAATTTAGAGAAATGGTTTACGAAGCTGTTCGTCAGATTCATATTACCCGATTTCCATATAATAACTTTTTATATCCTGATTATAAGGATGCTATTGAAAAGGAAGAAGAATAA